A window of the Brassica napus cultivar Da-Ae chromosome C5, Da-Ae, whole genome shotgun sequence genome harbors these coding sequences:
- the LOC125587170 gene encoding uncharacterized mitochondrial protein AtMg00810-like has translation MFSLGCTDRGGELASDELNLVCEENWIEAMTGELKSITRNKIWELVDRPTGSEKKREEGRVCVLPKRLHVLRQTPSAWNVKLDQVLKEMRFKKCTKEPSVYRKTEGGDVLIIAIYVDDLFVTGTSLKVIRQFKEEMSKKFEMSDLGKLTYYLGIKVIQGADIIRIKQERYAQRIMCETKMEACNATQIPMESNLNISKAEDEREIDATKFRRIIGCLRYLLHTRPDLCYAVGVLSQYMHNPRDSHGQAIKHILRYVKGTTNYGLFFKRNGSKSVVGYSDISHNIDLDDGRSTSGHAFYYGSSLITWTSQKQQTIALSSCEAEFMAATEAAKQAIWIKELLSEILSKEGEKVKLRIDNKSAIALTKNPVFHGRSKHVLKKYHFIRECVENGQIEVEHVPGVEQKADILTKPLAKIMFKQMRSLIGVQEIDLPNSSWN, from the coding sequence ATGTTCAGTCTAGgatgcaccgatagaggaggagagttagCCTCAGATGAGCTCAATCTAGTTTGTGAAGAAAATTGGATTGAAGCTATGACAGGCGAGTTGAAATCTATAACAAGAAACAAGATATGGGAGCTTGTAGATAGACCGACTGGTTctgagaagaaaagagaagagggTCGAGTTTGTGTGTTACCCAAGAGGTTGCATGTGTTACGCCAGACACCAAGTGCATGGAATGTGAAACTTGATcaggttctcaaggagatgagatTTAAGAAGTGCACGAAGGAACCATCAGTGTACCGCAAGACTGAAGGAGGAGACGTTTTGATCATAGCCATCTACGTTGATGATCTATTTGTGACAGGAACTTCGCTTAAGGTGATTAGGCAATTCAAAGAGGAGATGTCTAAGAAGTTCGAGATGTCAGATCTAGGTAAGCTAACGTACTACCTTGGCATAAAGGTGATTCAAGGAGCAGACATAATcagaataaaacaagaaagGTATGCTCAAAGAATCATGTGTGAAACGAAGATGGAAGCGTGTAACGCAACTCAAATTCCAATGGAGTCGAATTTGAATATCTCAAAAGCTGAAGATGAACGAGAGATAGATGCTACCAAGTTCAGAAGAATCATAGGATGTTTGAGGTATCTGCTTCACACAAGACCCGACTTGTGTTACGCAGTAGGTGTTCTTAGCCAATACATGCACAATCCGAGAGACTCTCACGGACAAGCCATCAAGCACATATTGCGGTATGTGAAAGGAACAACAAACTACGGTCTGTTCTTCAAGAGAAATGGGTCAAAGAGTGTCGTTGGTTATAGTGACATCAGTCACAACATTGATCTCGATGACGGGAGGAGCACGTCAGGTCATGCATTCTACTACGGTTCATCACTGATCACTTGGACATCGCAGAAACAGCAGACAATTGCATTGTCATCATGCGAAGCAGAGTTCATGGCAGCAACAGAAGCAGCGAAGCAAGCTATATGGATCAAAGAATTGTTGAGTGAGATACTAAGCAAAGAAGGCGAGAAGGTCAAGCTTAGGATCGACAACAAATCAGCCATTGCTCTAACCAAGAATCCAgttttccatggaaggagtaagCATGTACTCAAGAAGTATCACTTCATTCGTGAGTGTGTGGAGAACGGGCAGATCGAAGTGGAGCATGTGCCGGGTGTTGAGCAGAAGGCCGACATCCTTACCAAGCCATTGGCAAAGATTATGTTCAAGCAAATGAGGAGCTTAATTGGAGTTCAAGAAATTGATCTCCctaattcaagttggaattaa